In a single window of the Nilaparvata lugens isolate BPH chromosome 1, ASM1435652v1, whole genome shotgun sequence genome:
- the LOC111053682 gene encoding nucleoporin NDC1 has translation MELSSKEMHIWRIAGAIGWSIVFQFMFLYCYIFIANLNFWHPFNAFSVSFSSIFSLTTLLNIFPLALVIFCQGFLCSRDYIIQRNNQVSNTRFSLLLNFFTIYNFTTLVLFSFVGITLAHVHTSVLNERLNSFSTLCPNQIERCLNEERFFLVCDGLCMGIFFFIKSNIFRSSKALFFPPIQQEKFIRIQSSFLPCVRNSFAKSIVPSLIFYVCYFFKGNYLRSTFSSIFQLQSKNEGLDSVFTLADFELMFYLWMLSTTFIVTLEMMEILFNIYLTERAIFPVSTLLALPADHVPLQNALMCDNVPIIQHLGFYDLSFLAEFDDERRAQLFTLSQPGGHARTWNCISGQCFKVINSFLDDLDKAFDETRLTLSEVNSNKKHDLSAPNVPIQEHIYSPRIRCLSPVVVQSHPVSTSTIQKSYEQVLKNCSTWFDEKLNAFYKKPLIVYLFGDMIEPRVKQLSNYVQITE, from the coding sequence ATGGAATTGAGTAGTAAAGAAATGCACATCTGGAGAATAGCCGGAGCTATCGGCTGGAGTATTGTGTTTCAATTTATGTTCCTGTATTGCTACATTTTCATTGCAAATTTGAACTTTTGGCATCCATTTAATGCATTCTCAGTTTCATTTagttctattttttctctcacAACTCTATTGAACATTTTTCCACTTGCCCTGGTGATATTCTGTCAAGGATTTTTGTGTAGCAGAGACTATATCATTCAACGCAACAACCAGGTATCAAATACTAGATTCTCACTGTTACTGAACTTTTTCACAATCTATAATTTTACAACTTTAGTGCTCTTTTCGTTTGTTGGTATTACTCTTGCACATGTCCATACTTCAGTGCTGAATGAACGTTTAAATTCATTTTCGACGCTGTGCCCAAACCAGATTGAGAGATGCCTCAATGAAGAAAGATTTTTTCTTGTATGTGATGGACTATGCATGGGAATTTTCTTCTTcataaaaagtaacatttttcgGTCTTCAAAAGCTCTGTTCTTTCCTCCAATACAACAAGAAAAATTCATCAGGATCCAGTCATCATTTTTACCTTGTGTGAGGAACTCTTTTGCAAAATCAATTGTTCCAAGTCTGATTTTTTATGTATGCTACTTTTTCAAAGGAAATTACTTGAGAAGTACATTTTCATCGATTTTTCAATTACAATCTAAGAATGAGGGCTTGGATAGTGTATTTACTCTTGCAGATTTTGAATTAATGTTCTACTTGTGGATGTTGAGCACTACATTTATTGTCACTTTGGAAATGATggagattttattcaatatctattTGACTGAAAGAGCAATATTCCCAGTGTCAACATTATTGGCTCTTCCAGCTGATCACGTGCCCTTACAGAACGCACTAATGTGTGATAATGTTCCCATCATTCAACATCTGGGCTTTTACGATTTGTCCTTCTTGGCTGAATTTGACGACGAACGTAGAGCGCAACTATTTACTTTGAGCCAACCTGGAGGACATGCTCGAACTTGGAACTGTATTTCTGGCCAGTGCTTCAAAGTAATCAATTCTTTTCTCGATGATCTAGATAAGGCATTTGATGAAACTCGTCTAACATTGAGCGAAGTCAATTCAAACAAGAAGCATGACTTATCTGCTCCTAATGTTCCTATTCAGGAGCATATTTACTCTCCAAGAATCAGATGCCTCTCCCCTGTAGTTGTACAGTCACATCCAGTTTCTACTTCAACAATACAAAAGTCATATGAGCAAGTATTGAAGAACTGCAGCACATGGTTTGACGAGAAATTGAATGCTTTCTACAAGAAACCTTTGATAGTATATTTATTTGGAGACATGATTGAACCTAGGGTAAAACAACTTTCAAATTATGTTCAAATCACAGAATAA
- the LOC120355550 gene encoding cell division control protein 45 homolog, producing the protein MYVDNIVKDFYEVLVGQQVLLLVNYDIDGLCTCKMLQWLFQTEGTLYSLVPVETISDIEAAFKEHIKNMTYVVLVNCGGTIDLVERLEPEDNVIFFVIDSHRPSDLCNVYSAAQIRLIALPDEDEDIPAFNDVFQQQDTDDEEEEEEEEENLEDDSEARPDRFEQLEKAAAKRREKQKWEEKKNKLMFDYYQFSYYGKSSSVLVHELIWTLSKGNVDILWYAIVGLTSYVVCGDKTQELYMEEMGVLKRHSSELSSRFNTVDCEDNNSTVSSPHPPSVSISAEMDLKLAMFRHWTVESSLRHSLSSSIPLKLWTKKGEQRLQQVLVEMGIPLVQGRQTFNAMDVSLRNEFHSMILKVADAHGMEDIQFPSFALKLCYKGQYFASDFVYSLLGLLNEHDRNNEDCFFSCLDCLSSRDKELLERGFENHKKVLSIISKQIQMSFDMKRIAQSGNFLSYNIEENTMEAGIFKRPHLLIILARHMLRAYLKLGTKKRHSRLPLVVQCNYNADHCLVLGIPPVTEFTNKNFFGRAFEQAANVLGCPIEIDYPDSSIVRIESNDRTRFLDSLSSLLS; encoded by the coding sequence ATGTACGTTGATAACATAGTGAAAGACTTCTACGAGGTGCTGGTTGGACAACAGGTACTACTGCTTGTCAACTATGACATTGATGGATTGTGCACTTGCAAAATGCTTCAGTGGCTTTTTCAGACCGAGGGCACTCTTTATTCGTTGGTTCCAGTCGAAACTATCTCGGACATTGAAGCAGCTTTCAAGGAGCATATCAAGAACATGACTTACGTTGTACTTGTGAACTGTGGGGGAACAATAGACTTGGTTGAGCGACTCGAGCCTGAAGACaatgtaatattttttgtgattgatagtCACCGTCCGTCCGACCTGTGCAATGTGTACAGTGCGGCGCAGATACGGCTCATAGCGTTGCCCGATGAAGACGAAGACATTCCCGCTTTCAACGATGTCTTCCAGCAGCAAGATACcgatgatgaggaagaagaagaggaggaggaggaaaactTGGAAGACGACAGTGAAGCTAGGCCAGATAGGTTTGAACAGCTTGAAAAGGCAGCAGCTAAACGAAGAGAAAAGCAAAAGtgggaagaaaagaaaaataaactcaTGTTCGATTACTATCAATTTTCATACTATGGTAAGTCTAGCTCTGTTTTAGTGCACGAATTAATTTGGACTTTGTCAAAAGGCAATGTAGATATTTTATGGTACGCCATTGTAGGACTAACTTCTTATGTTGTGTGCGGCGATAAAACGCAGGAGTTGTACATGGAAGAAATGGGTGTACTGAAGAGACATTCCAGCGAATTGAGTTCGAGATTCAACACCGTCGATTGTGAAGACAATAATTCGACAGTGAGTAGTCCTCACCCTCCAAGTGTATCAATTAGCGCGGAAATGGATCTGAAACTGGCAATGTTCAGGCATTGGACTGTGGAGAGCAGTTTGCGACACTCGCTCTCTAGCTCGATTCCGTTGAAGCTGTGGACCAAGAAGGGCGAACAGCGTCTACAACAAGTGCTCGTAGAAATGGGAATTCCACTGGTGCAAGGGCGGCAGACATTCAACGCGATGGATGTGAGTCTGCGCAATGAGTTCCACTCAATGATACTCAAAGTGGCTGACGCACACGGCATGGAAGATATTCAATTCCCATCGTTTGCATTGAAACTATGCTACAAAGGCCAATACTTTGCCAGTGATTTTGTCTACTCGTTACTAGGTCTACTCAATGAACATGATAGAAATAATGAAGACTGTTTTTTCAGTTGCCTCGATTGTTTGTCTAGTCGTGATAAAGAGTTGCTTGAAAGAGGTtttgaaaatcacaaaaaagtCTTGTCAATCATATCCAAACAGATTCAGATGTCGTTTGATATGAAACGAATTGCACAGTCTGGTAACTTTTTATCTTATAACATTGAAGAAAACACAATGGAAGCCGGCATTTTCAAGCGTCctcatttattaataattcttgcTAGACACATGTTGAGAGCTTATCTAAAATTAGGAACTAAGAAAAGGCATAGCCGGTTGCCTCTAGTTGTACAGTGTAATTACAATGCTGACCATTGCCTTGTATTGGGGATCCCCCCAGTCACAgaatttacaaacaaaaactTTTTTGGTAGAGCGTTTGAACAAGCAGCTAATGTTCTTGGTTGTCCCATAGAAATTGATTATCCAGACTCCTCTATTGTCCGAATAGAATCAAACGATAGAACTCGATTTTTGGATTCTCTGTCATCTCTACTTTCATGA